In Alteribacter lacisalsi, a genomic segment contains:
- a CDS encoding DUF5391 family protein, which produces MEKRKSFLIHLFLSAVFFAVLIFTASGQTVGENTNLLGTEGMWWTLGIMAVVYLIPLLFTFIKTQIAWCILMVLGVLSVLIAAASGIGLIVMTIVTGEMGLVIPFIAAVIMFFGNFFVYHTGLQGFLSPWVKEAEAAKKEARSQ; this is translated from the coding sequence ATGGAAAAACGCAAATCATTTTTAATTCATCTTTTTCTCTCCGCAGTTTTTTTTGCCGTACTGATTTTCACAGCATCCGGACAAACTGTGGGGGAAAACACCAACCTGCTCGGCACAGAGGGCATGTGGTGGACGCTCGGAATTATGGCAGTCGTATACCTGATTCCTCTTCTCTTTACGTTTATAAAAACCCAAATTGCCTGGTGCATTCTGATGGTTCTTGGCGTCTTATCCGTTCTAATCGCAGCAGCTTCCGGGATTGGTCTGATTGTGATGACCATAGTAACTGGTGAGATGGGGCTGGTGATCCCCTTTATTGCGGCAGTGATCATGTTTTTCGGTAATTTTTTTGTTTACCATACAGGACTTCAGGGCTTCCTCAGCCCATGGGTCAAGGAAGCCGAAGCAGCCAAAAAAGAAGCCCGCTCACAGTGA
- a CDS encoding TetR/AcrR family transcriptional regulator, giving the protein MDGFQQRREQKKKDILTTAHGLFMTHGIQKVSVAEIARKAGVSQVTIYNYFENKHKLIYESFLYYVDEAMSEFEETVDSDLPFPEKIKQLIFNKKQTAIQIHPEYYQYMMREYTADQGNLIERIYAEKTMPILSILLEEGRSKGYIDPSISMEAVLFYINILKDAMQREEIYEKVLPLTEDITKIFFYGLVGEKRE; this is encoded by the coding sequence ATGGATGGATTTCAGCAGCGCCGGGAACAGAAAAAGAAAGATATCCTTACAACAGCCCATGGGCTGTTCATGACTCATGGCATACAGAAGGTGTCTGTTGCCGAGATTGCGAGAAAAGCAGGCGTCTCACAGGTGACAATTTACAATTACTTTGAAAATAAACATAAACTGATTTACGAATCTTTCCTTTATTATGTAGACGAAGCGATGAGTGAATTTGAAGAGACAGTCGACAGCGACCTGCCTTTCCCAGAAAAAATCAAACAGCTTATTTTCAATAAAAAACAGACGGCAATCCAGATTCATCCTGAATACTACCAGTACATGATGAGAGAATACACAGCGGATCAGGGTAATCTCATTGAGCGGATTTACGCAGAGAAAACGATGCCAATCCTCTCCATTCTGCTTGAGGAAGGCCGGAGCAAAGGCTACATTGACCCGTCCATTTCCATGGAGGCGGTGCTTTTTTATATAAATATCTTGAAAGATGCGATGCAGAGAGAGGAGATTTATGAGAAAGTCCTTCCCCTGACTGAAGACATTACGAAGATTTTCTTTTACGGCCTCGTCGGAGAAAAAAGGGAGTAA
- a CDS encoding ABC transporter ATP-binding protein: MNVIETTGLTKEFGKFRALTGVNMDVKQGEVYGFIGPNGAGKSTTIRVLLGILKATEGQARIFGRDAWKEAVELHKQIAYVPGDVNLWPNLTGGEVIDLMISLRGEKGNPLKREELIDRFKLDPAKKCRTYSKGNRQKVALVAAFASESDLYILDEPTSGLDPLMERVFQEYVGRVKAEGKTVLLSSHILSEVERLCDRVGIIRGGEIIESGTLDELRHLTRTGILVKTKSPIEGLSSLNGVHDVKENDGALSFQADGEELAQIMQHVSRFGVIKLESAPPTLEDLFMRHYEGTGKEEAKTDGESTV, encoded by the coding sequence ATGAATGTTATTGAAACGACAGGCCTGACAAAGGAGTTTGGCAAATTCAGGGCACTCACTGGTGTAAATATGGATGTGAAACAGGGGGAAGTATACGGCTTTATCGGGCCGAACGGAGCTGGTAAATCCACCACAATCCGCGTGCTGCTCGGTATTTTAAAAGCAACGGAAGGGCAGGCACGGATCTTTGGCAGGGATGCGTGGAAGGAAGCGGTCGAGCTCCATAAGCAGATCGCCTATGTGCCCGGCGACGTGAACCTCTGGCCGAATCTGACAGGCGGCGAAGTGATCGATCTGATGATCAGCCTTCGGGGAGAGAAAGGAAATCCTTTAAAGAGAGAGGAACTGATTGACCGGTTTAAACTGGATCCGGCTAAAAAGTGCCGAACCTATTCAAAAGGAAACCGGCAGAAAGTTGCCCTGGTGGCTGCTTTTGCCAGTGAATCAGATCTGTACATTTTAGATGAACCGACAAGCGGGCTTGATCCCCTGATGGAGCGTGTGTTTCAGGAATATGTAGGAAGAGTGAAAGCGGAAGGTAAAACAGTACTACTTTCGAGTCACATTCTATCTGAAGTAGAACGGCTCTGTGACCGTGTGGGGATCATCCGGGGAGGGGAGATCATTGAATCAGGCACGCTCGATGAGCTTCGCCACCTGACCAGAACAGGCATACTTGTTAAAACGAAAAGCCCAATTGAAGGTCTTTCATCTCTAAATGGGGTTCACGATGTTAAGGAAAATGACGGTGCTCTTTCTTTTCAGGCAGACGGTGAAGAGCTCGCTCAGATCATGCAGCATGTAAGCCGGTTTGGTGTTATAAAGCTTGAAAGTGCGCCGCCGACACTTGAAGATCTTTTCATGCGTCATTACGAAGGGACTGGAAAAGAGGAGGCGAAGACGGATGGCGAATCAACTGTTTAG
- a CDS encoding DinB family protein: MTLIDLFMYNWQVREDWFRWCEQLPPEELTKHRNGGMNSILHNLFHVISCEELWVCLMQNKPVPARQMREVKTLVEVKTYSEEIKAKTKVFMSSFEPGRTLERTRRNGETISLSHGKVVRHIITHEVHHIGQISVWARDMGLKPVSTDLVFREYES, encoded by the coding sequence ATGACGCTGATTGATTTATTCATGTACAACTGGCAGGTTCGTGAAGACTGGTTCAGGTGGTGCGAACAGCTGCCTCCGGAGGAACTTACAAAACACAGGAATGGGGGCATGAATTCGATCTTACATAATCTCTTTCATGTAATCAGCTGCGAGGAATTGTGGGTCTGCCTGATGCAGAACAAACCCGTTCCTGCCCGGCAGATGCGTGAGGTGAAAACACTTGTTGAAGTAAAGACCTACTCTGAAGAAATAAAAGCGAAGACGAAGGTCTTTATGTCCTCTTTTGAACCCGGTCGCACGCTCGAGAGAACACGGAGAAACGGCGAGACCATTTCCCTTTCCCACGGCAAGGTCGTCCGTCACATTATTACGCATGAAGTTCATCATATCGGGCAGATTTCTGTCTGGGCTCGGGATATGGGACTGAAGCCGGTCTCTACCGATCTTGTTTTCCGGGAGTACGAATCTTGA
- a CDS encoding VOC family protein: MVHHIELYVSDLDRSTKFWGWFLEDLGYEPFQKWDSGQSWRLGDTYLVFVQTEERFLDVPYHRCRTGLNHLAFHGRNRDQVDEITSRLRDQGVSILYPDRHPFAGGDEYYAVYFEDPDRIKVELVAPPVTHKGT, translated from the coding sequence ATGGTGCATCATATTGAGCTGTACGTATCTGACCTGGACCGCTCCACAAAATTCTGGGGCTGGTTTCTTGAGGATCTCGGCTATGAGCCATTTCAGAAATGGGACAGCGGCCAGAGCTGGCGCCTCGGGGATACGTATCTCGTGTTTGTGCAGACCGAAGAGCGTTTTCTTGATGTGCCTTATCACCGCTGCCGAACTGGACTTAACCATCTTGCCTTTCACGGACGGAACCGTGACCAAGTGGATGAAATCACATCACGGCTGCGGGACCAGGGTGTCAGCATTCTTTATCCAGACCGGCACCCGTTTGCCGGAGGCGACGAGTATTATGCCGTCTATTTTGAAGACCCGGACCGGATCAAGGTGGAGCTTGTCGCTCCGCCGGTAACACACAAGGGAACGTGA
- a CDS encoding histidine phosphatase family protein, which yields MDRNAFVRQQLQAADQLARQFLTQARNARNLRLIQQPDSIEYHQYAIQQHYFQLMSHYYRALYPVSTQPVRSSAVRSLLTELQAGGHILYVRHAEADVGEDQPDLDFDDCSTQRNLSDNGREQARLFGDTIRELGIPVADPVLTSPFCRNTETAVLAFGEDMIEIDPFLVELFNLSYTTDQQAQLQTLQQFGGKLEQMPEEGTNQIMIGHSFPPTIGFGEIPDMGAIVIKPLGENNGFDVVATLTLEALEGLE from the coding sequence TTGGATCGTAACGCCTTTGTCCGCCAGCAGCTCCAGGCGGCTGACCAGCTTGCCCGCCAATTCCTGACACAGGCAAGAAATGCCCGTAACTTACGGCTCATTCAGCAGCCGGACAGTATCGAATACCACCAGTATGCGATTCAGCAGCATTATTTTCAGCTGATGTCACACTATTACCGGGCTCTTTATCCGGTGTCCACTCAGCCGGTCCGTTCCTCAGCAGTCCGGTCACTTCTGACTGAACTCCAGGCAGGGGGGCATATCCTGTACGTCCGCCATGCAGAAGCAGACGTTGGTGAAGATCAGCCTGATCTCGACTTCGACGACTGCAGTACACAGCGGAATCTTTCCGATAATGGCCGGGAGCAGGCCCGTCTGTTTGGAGACACGATCCGCGAGCTTGGTATTCCCGTGGCCGATCCTGTGCTGACAAGTCCCTTCTGCCGAAACACGGAAACAGCAGTACTGGCTTTCGGTGAAGATATGATTGAAATTGATCCATTCCTGGTGGAACTGTTTAATCTGAGTTACACGACTGACCAGCAGGCACAGTTGCAGACACTTCAGCAGTTTGGCGGGAAACTCGAGCAGATGCCTGAGGAAGGCACGAATCAGATTATGATCGGTCACAGCTTCCCTCCCACTATCGGCTTCGGTGAGATCCCGGACATGGGGGCAATCGTCATTAAACCGCTTGGGGAAAATAACGGGTTTGATGTGGTCGCAACGCTCACGCTCGAAGCATTGGAAGGACTGGAATAA